The nucleotide sequence GCCATGCAGTGGATCGGGCGCGGCCGCTACCTGCTGCCGGCCAGGGCCATCGGGGCGTGCGAACGGCTGATCGAGATGGCCATGGAGCATGCCCGCAACCGGGTCACCTTCGGCGAACCGATCGCCGAGCGTCAGGCGATCCAATGGATGGTCGCCGATTCGGCCACGGAACTGGAAGCCCTGCGATGGCTGGTGCTCTCCGCGGCCTGGCAGGTCGATCAAGGGCTGGATTCCCGCCAGGCTCAGTCGATGGCCAAGCTCTACGGCGGCGTACGGGCCAACGAGATCGTCGATCGGATGCTGCAGATTCACGGCGGGATGGGATACACCCGCGAACTCCCGATCGAACGCTGGTACCGGGAACTGCGGCTGCTGCGGATCTATGAGGGAACCGATGAGATCCAGCGGCGGACGATCTCGCGCAACCTGTTGAAGGGCCACGTGTCGATCCGGGGATTGCTCGGCTGACCCACACCGACCTCCGGCCTGAGGTCGGCCGATCCGGTCGATCTTTGTGGCCAAAGGCATCTCGCGAGCCGCCGAATCCATTTATAGTTCCTGTGAGATTCGTCCGACTCTAAAGAGAAGAGTGTGCCGTGACCGACATCGGAAGGAAGGCCGGGGCGGAGTTCCTCGGCACGTTCCTGCTCGTGTTTTTCGCCGTGGGAGCCGCAGTATTCGGGATCGACAAGATCGGTGCCCTCGGAGTTGCGTTTGCGTTCGGCTTGGTATTGCTGGCGTTGGCCTATTCGATCGGTCCGGTTTCCGGATGTCACGTCAACCCGGCCGTGACGCTGGGCGTCTTGCTGCGTAAGGGCGTTACCGGTCAGGAGGCACTCACGTACTGGCTCGCCCAGTTCGCCGGCGGTATCGCCGGCGGCGCCGCGCTCAAGCTCATGACCTCCGGGTTCGGCAACGTCACCGATCAGACCGGCGGGCTCGGCACCAACGATTGGGGCCCGTCGATCAGCAGCGGTGGCGCGTTCGTCCTGGAGATCGTGCTGACGTTCCTGCTCGTGTTCGTGGTGCTGCTCGTGACCGGTCGAGCCGCGGCGCCCGGTTTCGCCGGACTCGCCATCGGCTTGGTCCTGACGGTGATCCACCTGGTCGGCATCCCGCTCGACGGTACGTCGGTGAACCCGGCCCGCTCGTTCGGACCGGCCCTGTTCGCCGGCAGCCACGCAATGTCGCACGTGTGGCTGTTCCTCGTTGCTCCCTTGATCGGTGGTGCCCTGGCCGCCTTCGCAGCGCCGTTGTTCGAGACCGCCGCCGGCGTCGAAGGCGCGCCGAGTCGTCATGGTGACCCGACCGGGGCCAACGTCCCCGCATAACTGTCGCAACCGAACTCGGTCCCCCGGCCCGGCGCACCAGTTGACGAAACGGGCCGGGGACTGCGGGGCAGCGGCTGCTCAACCAGGCGTGCTCTGCCAGGCCGCCCAGTTCTCGATGTCGAAGGCGAGCACGGCGCCGGTCAGCGTCTGCTCCCGATACTGCGGATACTTGCCACGTAAGGCGGTCAGGGCACGGCTGCGCTCGTCGGTCCGGTCGACCTCTCGCGCGTGGGTGTCGATCCGAATCCACCACAAGCTCGACCAGTCGTCGGAGTAGTAGTCCACGAGCAGGCAAGCCCGTGCGTCGGAGCGGATGTTGTCGATCCTTCGCAGGCCCAACGTTGTCTTGGGCTTGCCGTCGATCACCGAGTAGACCGTGTTGCCCTCCAGGGCGAAGCAGATCGGCACCTGGTGGGGGTCACCGCTGCTAGCCGCCAGTGTGGCCAGCCTGGCCACTCTGGCCAGGCCGAGGTGGCGTCGCATCTGCTCGTCGTCCATGGGGCCATTGTGCGGCGTACTTCATCGGTTTCCCGGTAAGCAACCGGGAATGGACGTTCTGGCCGGGTCCGGTCGCCGCACTGGCGGGCCTACTTCTTGGTGCTCTCGGGCGATTCCGACGTGGACAGGGCGGCGATGAAGGCCTCCTGCGGAACCTCGACCCGTCCCACCATCTTCATGCGCTTCTTGCCTTCCTTCTGCTTCTCCAGCAGTTTGCGCTTGCGGGTGATGTCACCGCCGTAGCACTTGGCAAGCACATCCTTGCGGATGGCCCGGATCGACTCGCGTGCGATGACCCGGGATCCGATCGCAGCCTGGATCGGGACCTCGAACTGCTGGCGGGGAATCAGCTCACGGAGCTTGGTGGTCATCGAAACCCCGTAGGCGTAGGCCTTGTCCTTGTGCACGATGGCCGAGAAGGCATCGACCGGCTCGCCTTGCAGCAGGATGTCGACCTTGACGAGTTCGGCCGACTGCTCGCCGGCCTCCTCGTAGTCCAGCGATGCATAACCACGGGTGCGCGACTTCAACGCATCGAAGAAGTCGAAGATGATCTCACCGAGCGGGAGCGTGTACCGCAACTCCACTCGCGTCTCGGACAGGTAGTCCATGCCGAGCAGCGCGCCACGGCGGGTCTGGCACAGTTCCATGATCGCGCCGATGTACTCGCTCGGGGCGATGATCATCGACTTGACGATCGGCTCGTGGATTTCGGCGATCTTCTGTCCCGACGGCCAATCGGAGGGATTGGTGACGACGTACTCGCGGCCGTCTTCGAGCATGACCCGGTTGACCACGTTGGGCGCGGTGGAGATCAGATCGAGGCCGAACTCGCGTTCGAGCCGGTCGCGGGTGATCTCCAGGTGCAGCAGGCCCAGGAAGCCGCAACGAAAGCCGAAACCGAGAGCGCCGGAGGACTCGGGTTCGTAGACGAGGGCCGCGTCGTTGAGCCGCAACTTGTCCAGGGCATCACGCAGCAACGGGAAATCGCTGCCGTCGATGGGGAACAGGCCCGAGTACACCATGGGGTTCGGATCACGGTAACCACTGAGCGCCTGCGTCGCGGGCTTGACCGAGTCGGTCACGGTGTCGCCGACCTTCGACTGGCGGACGTCCTTGACTCCGGTGATGAGGTAACCGACCTCGCCGACTCCAAGCCCCTTGGTGGGAACCGGCTCGGGCGAGATGACACCGACCTCGAGCAGTTCGTGGGTGGCACCGGTCGACATCATCTTGATGCGCTGGCGCGGGACGATCTTGCCGTCGATGACGCGGACGTAGGTGATGACACCGCGGTAGATGTCGTAGACGGAGTCGAAGATCATGGCCCGTGCGGGCGCGTTCGCCTCACCGACGGGGTGCGGAACGACACGACAGATCCGGTCCAGCAGTTCGGCGACGCCTTGGCCGGTCTTGGCCGACACTCGCAGGACCTCGTCCGGGTCGCAGCCGATGATGTGGGCGATCTCGGCGGCATAGAGCTCGGGCTGGGCCGCGGGCAGGTCGATCTTGTTCAGGACCGGGATGATCTGCAGATCGTTCTCCAGGGCGAGGTAGAGGTTCGCCAGTGTCTGCGCCTCGATGCCCTGGGCGGCGTCCACGAGTAGGACCGCGCCCTCACACGCGGCCAGCGAACGGCTCACCTCGTAGGTGAAGTCGACGTGGCCAGGAGTGTCGATCATGTGCAGCGTGTAGTCCGTGCCGTCCTCCTGGGACTGCCAGGGCATGCGCACGTTCTGGGATTTGATGGTGATGCCGCGCTCGCGCTCGATGTCCATCCGGTCCAGGTATTGCGCGCGGGCCTGCCGCGGGTCGACCACCCCGGTCAGCTGCAGCATGCGGTCGGCCAGAGTCGACTTGCCGTGGTCGATGTGCGCAATGATGGAGAAGTTGCGGATGCGCTCCGGCGGAGTGTTGCCGGCTGGGCTCGGAATGGCGGGCACAGGCTGCTTTCTGCTGACGGTCGGAGTTCTGTTGCCGGCGGTAGCTGGACCGCCAGGGCAGCTTCATTCTCCCACGGCGCCGGA is from Jatrophihabitans telluris and encodes:
- a CDS encoding aquaporin, with translation MTDIGRKAGAEFLGTFLLVFFAVGAAVFGIDKIGALGVAFAFGLVLLALAYSIGPVSGCHVNPAVTLGVLLRKGVTGQEALTYWLAQFAGGIAGGAALKLMTSGFGNVTDQTGGLGTNDWGPSISSGGAFVLEIVLTFLLVFVVLLVTGRAAAPGFAGLAIGLVLTVIHLVGIPLDGTSVNPARSFGPALFAGSHAMSHVWLFLVAPLIGGALAAFAAPLFETAAGVEGAPSRHGDPTGANVPA
- a CDS encoding TIGR03668 family PPOX class F420-dependent oxidoreductase, producing the protein MDDEQMRRHLGLARVARLATLAASSGDPHQVPICFALEGNTVYSVIDGKPKTTLGLRRIDNIRSDARACLLVDYYSDDWSSLWWIRIDTHAREVDRTDERSRALTALRGKYPQYREQTLTGAVLAFDIENWAAWQSTPG
- the lepA gene encoding translation elongation factor 4; the protein is MPAIPSPAGNTPPERIRNFSIIAHIDHGKSTLADRMLQLTGVVDPRQARAQYLDRMDIERERGITIKSQNVRMPWQSQEDGTDYTLHMIDTPGHVDFTYEVSRSLAACEGAVLLVDAAQGIEAQTLANLYLALENDLQIIPVLNKIDLPAAQPELYAAEIAHIIGCDPDEVLRVSAKTGQGVAELLDRICRVVPHPVGEANAPARAMIFDSVYDIYRGVITYVRVIDGKIVPRQRIKMMSTGATHELLEVGVISPEPVPTKGLGVGEVGYLITGVKDVRQSKVGDTVTDSVKPATQALSGYRDPNPMVYSGLFPIDGSDFPLLRDALDKLRLNDAALVYEPESSGALGFGFRCGFLGLLHLEITRDRLEREFGLDLISTAPNVVNRVMLEDGREYVVTNPSDWPSGQKIAEIHEPIVKSMIIAPSEYIGAIMELCQTRRGALLGMDYLSETRVELRYTLPLGEIIFDFFDALKSRTRGYASLDYEEAGEQSAELVKVDILLQGEPVDAFSAIVHKDKAYAYGVSMTTKLRELIPRQQFEVPIQAAIGSRVIARESIRAIRKDVLAKCYGGDITRKRKLLEKQKEGKKRMKMVGRVEVPQEAFIAALSTSESPESTKK